A window of the Candidatus Eisenbacteria bacterium genome harbors these coding sequences:
- a CDS encoding slipin family protein, which translates to MPQVFGSSFLLILIVILILASAVRVLREYERAVVFRLGRVIGGKGPGLILLIPFVDKMVKVSLRVLVMDIPPQDVITRDNVSVKVNAVLYFRVVDPNRAILEVENYLFGTSQLAQTTLRSVLGQAELDDLLAEREKVNMRLQEIIDLHTDSWGIKVSAVEVKDVDLPVEMKRAMAKQAEAERERRAKVINAEGEFQAAQRLSEAAAIIQSQPAALQLRYLQTLAEIATENNSTTLFPIPIDLLSAFTQSLSAARGQGTPQISRPASPTS; encoded by the coding sequence ATGCCTCAGGTATTCGGTTCGTCCTTCTTGCTGATCCTGATCGTGATCCTGATCCTCGCCAGCGCCGTGCGGGTGCTGCGCGAGTACGAGCGGGCGGTCGTCTTCCGCCTCGGGCGCGTGATAGGAGGAAAGGGGCCCGGCTTGATCCTCTTGATCCCCTTCGTGGACAAGATGGTGAAGGTGAGCCTGCGGGTTCTCGTGATGGACATCCCTCCTCAGGATGTGATCACGCGCGACAACGTCTCGGTCAAGGTGAATGCCGTGCTCTACTTCCGTGTCGTCGATCCCAACCGGGCGATCCTCGAGGTGGAGAACTACCTCTTCGGGACCTCCCAGCTCGCTCAGACGACGCTGCGGAGCGTCCTCGGCCAGGCCGAGCTGGACGATCTCCTCGCGGAGAGGGAGAAGGTGAACATGCGCCTGCAGGAGATCATCGACCTGCACACCGATTCGTGGGGGATCAAGGTGAGCGCGGTCGAAGTGAAGGACGTCGATCTTCCGGTCGAGATGAAGCGCGCGATGGCGAAGCAGGCGGAGGCGGAGAGGGAGCGGCGGGCGAAGGTGATCAACGCGGAAGGGGAGTTCCAGGCCGCGCAGCGTCTGTCGGAGGCCGCGGCGATCATCCAGTCGCAACCGGCCGCGCTGCAGCTTCGCTACCTGCAGACCCTCGCGGAGATCGCCACGGAGAACAACTCGACGACCCTCTTCCCGATCCCGATCGACCTGCTGAGCGCCTTCACGCAGAGCCTCAGCGCTGCGAGAGGGCAGGGGACGCCGCAGATCTCCCGTCCGGCGAGTCCGACGAGCTGA